GAGCGCCACGGCCTGGTCTTCGCCAGCCAGGACGGCACCGAGGCCGAGCCGCCCGAGATCGACGAGATCGCCGGCCTGCTCACCGGGCACACCCTGGCGGGGGTGAACGAGCAGACCGAGCCCGCCAACTGGAAGATCGTCACCGAGACGTTCCTCGAGGGCCTGCACATCCGCTTCCTGCACCGCGACACGTTCTTCCCGGTGCAGTACGACAACACGAACGTGGTCGAGCACTTCGGCCCGCACAGCCGGGTCACCTTCCCCTACCGGGCCGTCGCCCGCCTGGCCGACCGGCCACCCGCCGAGCGCCGCGTCGACGGCAAGGTCACCCTCGTCCACCACCTGTTCCCGAACGCCGTCGTCGCCACCTTCCCGGGCCTGCGGCTGCTGTTCGTCCTGGAGCCCATGACCCCCGCCGAGACCCGGATCGTCACCTACTCCTTCACGCCTCCCGCGGCGCTGCCCACGCCACCCACGCCACCCACCTCGACCGACGCCGAGCCGCCGCCGGGGGAGCGCCCGCTGCTCCTCGACGGCGGTGACGAGGACTTCGCCGCCGCCCGGTCCGTCCAGCGAGGCCTCGCCACCGGGGCCAACGAGTACCTCGAGTTCGGCCTCTACGAGTCGGCCATCGCCCACTTCCACCGCCACCTCGACCGGGCCGTCACGGAGGTGTCGGCATGACCGTCCACATCGAAGCCGACGGGCCGGTCACGATCGTCACCATCGACCGGCCCGAGGTCGCCAACGCCGTCGACCGCCCCACGGCCGATGCCCTGGCCGACGCCTTCCGGGCCTTCGACGCCGACGCCCGAGCCCACGTGGCCGTCCTCACCGGCGCCGGGGGCACCTTCTGCGCCGGCGCCGACCTGAAGGCCATGCGGGACGACCGTGAGCGCATCAACCGGGTGGCGCCCGAGGGCGACGGCCCGCTCGGCCCCACCCGCATGCTCCTGGGCAAGCCCGTGATCGCCGCGGTCGAGGGCCACGCCGTGGCCGGCGGGCTGGAGCTCGCCGCCTGGTGCGACCTGCGGGTGGCCGCCGAGGACGCGGTGTTCGGGGTCTACTGCCGGCGCTGGGACGTCCCGCTGGTCGACGGCGGCACCATCCGGCTCACCCGCCTGCTCGGCCACAGCCACGCGCTCGACCTGATCCTCACCGGGCGCGGCGTCTCGGGCGACGAGGCCCAGCGCATGGGCCTGGCGAACCGGCTGGTCCCCAAGGACCGGGCCCGGGACGAGGCGGTGGCGCTGGCCCACGAGCTCGCCGTGCTCCCGCAGGCCGCCCTCCGCGGCGACCGCATGTCGTCCTACGAGCAGTGGTCGCAGGACCTCGACGCCGCCCTGCAGACCGAGCTCCAGCACGGCCTCCACACCCTGCGTACCGGCCAGATGTCCTCCGGCCTCGACCGCTTCGCCTCCGGCACCTGGCGTCGACCACCAGAATGAGGTGATGGGCCCCGATCTCGATCGCCTCGCCCGCGCCTCGTCGCTGGCGATGGGCGCCGACGAGTACGCCGACGTCCCGGCCGATCTCCTCGCTCGGGTGCAGGCTGTCTGCGAGTCGCTGCCGGAGACCACCGAGCGCCAGGCCTGGGCGGGCACGCAGTGGCGGATCCGCAACCGGATGTTCGCCCACGTCGTCACCGTCGACTTCCCCGACGCCCCGGTCACGGCGCTGGTCTTCCGGGCCTCCGGCGACGAGCTCGACGCCCTCCGTCGCACGGGCCACCCGTTCTTCCGCCCCGCCTGGGGCACCGACGCGGTCGGGATGGCGCTCGACGCCGGCTCCGACTGGGGCGACGTCGCCCAGCTCCTCACCGAGAGCTACTGCGTGGTGGCGCCCAAGAAGCTCGTCGCGCAGGTCGACCGCCCCCGCTGACCCGGGTGACGGCGCGAACTACCCGGCGGGGTCAGGGCAGCGGGCCCCGGGTGATCGGGGTGGCGGGCAAGGGGTAGCGGTCGAGGTAGCCGACCACGGCTTCGATGGTCCGCCAGCCGTGGCCCTCGGTGGCCAGGTAGCCCCGGACGTCGAGCGTCCCCGGGGCGGTGTCACGGGCGGCCAGCACCTCGGCCACGACGTCGGCCAGCGTCAGCTCCGGGAAGTCCGCGATGTGCTCGTCGAGCAACCGGGCCTCCCGTTTGCGGCGCTGTCGGGCGAGATCGTCGTCGCCCTCCCGACGCTCCGTCGAGCTGGTCATGGACGCCATCCCCTCGTTCGGCTCAGAAGAGAGTGACGCCCAGGTCGGGCCCTCGCGCCGAGGGCCCGAGTCGACTTCCAAGAGTGAGGTCACGGTATCGGTCGCACCCCCCGAGCGCACCGGCCCCGGCCAGCACACGCAGCGGCGCCGACGAACCGAAACGGTCGCTCGACACGGCAGCGATGGCGACAGCCCGAGCACGGGCTCCGGTTGCGGATCGCCGGTGGTCGCCCACCAGCCTGTCGCCACGCCGGCCGGGTTGAGCACGTGGACCCGCACGCCTGTGCCCTCCAGTTCGTGCCGCAGAGCGAGGGAGAACCCCTGCACGCCCCACTTCGCTGCGCAGTAGGCGGTCCGGTTCGCCTCTGCGGCCTTCCCCGCGATCGAGGACACGTTCACGATGCGGCCGCCGCTTGCCGCCAGCATCGTGGGGAGCACGGCTCGGGTCGTCAGGTAGACGCCGGTGAGGCAGCTGTCGAGCCACACCCATCGAGCCCTGATCGACGGCCCGGGTAGCCTCTTTGTGAAGCTGTTCACGAGGAGGCGAGATGACCGAGCGCAAGCCTCCCGGCGTGAGCTGGGAGACATGGATCGACCGCCAGATCCGCGAAGGCATGGAGCGCGGCGAGTTCGACGGCCTCCCCGGCTACGGCAAGCCCATCCGGGACCTGGATCAGCCGCGTGACGAGCTGTGGTGGGTGCGGGACAAGCTGCGGCGGGAGGACGCCCAGTTCCTGCCGCCCACCCTGGCGCTGCGCAAGGAGGTGGAGGACGCCCGGGAGCGCATCGCCGCCGCCACAGAGGAGAGCGATGTCCGCGCCATCGTGGCCGACATCAACGAGCGCATCGTCGAGGTCAACTCCCGCGCCACCGCCGGTCCCCCGTCGACGGTGGTGAAGCTCGACGAGGAGCACGTGGTCCGCCAGTGGCGGGAAGCCCGCCCGGGGTGACCGTCGCGTCCCGAGTCGTCTGTGGTCACCGATCCACAGTGGAGTCGTTCGTCGTCGGAGACCGACTACAGACGACTCGAGGACAACCGAACGACCACAAACGACTCGCCAACCCCTTGGAACTCCTGATCGACTTCTTCCGGAAGGACTAGGCGCCGTCGTGGCGCAGCGCGGCCAGGAGGTCGGTGAGCCGGACCGTCGCGATGCCGATCGACGCGTCGGCGATGCCGTAGGGGATCACGAGCGTGCCGGCGTGGAGAAGGGCGCCGCAGGAGTAGACGACGTTGGGCACGTAGCCGTCCTGCTCGTCGGCGGCGGGGGAGAGCAGCGGCGCCGCGAGGCGGCCGACCATCCGGGTCGGGTCGTCGAGGTCGAGGAGGACGGCGCCGATGCAGTAGGTGCGCACGGGGCCGACCCCGTGGGTGAGCACGAGCCAGCCCTCGTCGGTCTCGATCGGCGCCCCGCAGTTGCCGAGCTGGATCGTCTCCCAGGGCTGCCGGGGCAGCTGGTACGACACCGCCTCGTCCCAGCGGCGGGGATCGTCCGAGAAGGCGACGGCGTTCGTCTCCTCGTCGTAGCGGGACAGCGCCGCGAAGCGCCCGTCGACGCGCCGGGGGAACAGGGCGAGCCCCTTGTTGGCGGCCGCCGGCCCCACCAGCGGCGACGATGTGAACGAGGTGAGGTCGGGGCTCTCCATCAGGTGCTGGGTGATCCCGACGCCGTCGTAGGCGGTGTAGGTGGCGAGGTAGGTGACGCTGCCGTCGTCGTCGGTGAAGCGGACGAAGCGGGCGTCCTCGATGCCGTGCGACTCGGTGGCGGTCGCGGGCCACAGCACCCGCTCGGACAGGTCGGTCGTGGCCGGGAACGCCGTGGTGTAGCCGCGCTCGGTCGTGTCCGGGCCGTCCGGGCCGTCCGCGGCGACCGGGTCGACCGGGTCGACCGTGCCGACGACGGAGAACGGTCCCGGCTCGTCGAGGCTCACGAGGCCGTCGGCGGTGACGTGACCGGTCCGGAAGCCGACCGACGACCGGTGGCCCTCGCCGATGCCGCGGACGCTCATGACGAACCGGAGGCCGCCCGCCTCGGCGCCGGCCTGGTCGGGGTGGGCGACGAGCGACGGGTTGCACAGCGCCGCCGCCTCGATCGCGGCCTCCTGCGTGAACGTGGCGCCGAGCAGCTGCGACCGGGCGTCGGACCGCCCGACCGGGGCGTCGACGAGCTCGGCGATCCGCTCGGCGTGCCGGGCGAACGTGGCGGGCAGGTCCGGATGGCGGTGGCCGAAGCGGGCCATGACGT
This window of the Acidimicrobiales bacterium genome carries:
- a CDS encoding aromatic ring-hydroxylating dioxygenase subunit alpha, which gives rise to MLKDDQTLAQAVLDHITAGSTDTGTASWREPVANYRDRHRFDAELRALRHAPAVLCPTASLAEPGAYLAREALGVSLLAVRDRDGRVRAFRNACRHRGMEVARGTGCAKALTCPYHGWTYGLDGGLRHVPHAAGFPDVDRATRGLVEVATVERHGLVFASQDGTEAEPPEIDEIAGLLTGHTLAGVNEQTEPANWKIVTETFLEGLHIRFLHRDTFFPVQYDNTNVVEHFGPHSRVTFPYRAVARLADRPPAERRVDGKVTLVHHLFPNAVVATFPGLRLLFVLEPMTPAETRIVTYSFTPPAALPTPPTPPTSTDAEPPPGERPLLLDGGDEDFAAARSVQRGLATGANEYLEFGLYESAIAHFHRHLDRAVTEVSA
- a CDS encoding crotonase/enoyl-CoA hydratase family protein; translation: MTVHIEADGPVTIVTIDRPEVANAVDRPTADALADAFRAFDADARAHVAVLTGAGGTFCAGADLKAMRDDRERINRVAPEGDGPLGPTRMLLGKPVIAAVEGHAVAGGLELAAWCDLRVAAEDAVFGVYCRRWDVPLVDGGTIRLTRLLGHSHALDLILTGRGVSGDEAQRMGLANRLVPKDRARDEAVALAHELAVLPQAALRGDRMSSYEQWSQDLDAALQTELQHGLHTLRTGQMSSGLDRFASGTWRRPPE
- a CDS encoding MmcQ/YjbR family DNA-binding protein — translated: MGPDLDRLARASSLAMGADEYADVPADLLARVQAVCESLPETTERQAWAGTQWRIRNRMFAHVVTVDFPDAPVTALVFRASGDELDALRRTGHPFFRPAWGTDAVGMALDAGSDWGDVAQLLTESYCVVAPKKLVAQVDRPR
- a CDS encoding DUF1992 domain-containing protein, translated to MTERKPPGVSWETWIDRQIREGMERGEFDGLPGYGKPIRDLDQPRDELWWVRDKLRREDAQFLPPTLALRKEVEDARERIAAATEESDVRAIVADINERIVEVNSRATAGPPSTVVKLDEEHVVRQWREARPG
- a CDS encoding glycoside hydrolase family 130 protein, which codes for MTTAGAPAVAVVRAAPRLRPDPSRVIARLFVPGAELVAGRPLRAAGVAGRILALDDDQVERTMADVMARFGHRHPDLPATFARHAERIAELVDAPVGRSDARSQLLGATFTQEAAIEAAALCNPSLVAHPDQAGAEAGGLRFVMSVRGIGEGHRSSVGFRTGHVTADGLVSLDEPGPFSVVGTVDPVDPVAADGPDGPDTTERGYTTAFPATTDLSERVLWPATATESHGIEDARFVRFTDDDGSVTYLATYTAYDGVGITQHLMESPDLTSFTSSPLVGPAAANKGLALFPRRVDGRFAALSRYDEETNAVAFSDDPRRWDEAVSYQLPRQPWETIQLGNCGAPIETDEGWLVLTHGVGPVRTYCIGAVLLDLDDPTRMVGRLAAPLLSPAADEQDGYVPNVVYSCGALLHAGTLVIPYGIADASIGIATVRLTDLLAALRHDGA